Proteins from a single region of Brassica rapa cultivar Chiifu-401-42 unplaced genomic scaffold, CAAS_Brap_v3.01 Scaffold0622, whole genome shotgun sequence:
- the LOC117130663 gene encoding uncharacterized protein LOC117130663 — protein sequence MVGETHGQCQMAKQNQHLTALQEVDLIAQLRKRKKAQGQSPHPGERRFGDAPEAVYVEPKPPDPSRINQHPTSQTHTHHVANSRFDHKSCADKIELFTFSGGRSYLFWERNLDEWFHYNNILKEERLSYAIDQLRGNAFKWWVQEEDDRWFYKEPAIKTWRDLKEVMRDEFSPELTSSKIRKIYPRRYLTHVSKEKPEPVIVQVKAKVSPILDKSVNESSTTCMSHLSLSKNVKTGPEVQKETNSTSLLRSKVVHDLSPRDKEILNTNKEEPTSLGKSSNSENLKDQTCYRCHKRGHFAVVCPSKQALIEASLEKKTDLSMKSDSFIQSDLLAQNSCMMHLSLSKGDVTGTKEHEFKGEEPPGATPVMDHKMVQDTMQSMLFKEAKPILKVSHQGKCLTPTLDTSTDVCVLGAGRINESYKLIEVPKKEPDHKLSHEFTPKWKPKSEQSIVQVPKPMVRFILDQHVLNISMTDIMHLLFVQSVEIISGCQEESFKEIPPDNLMLLGESTPRKIRNVATQTLKDHPLQKRCNGHDHSRGVILSHLLKEEPPDAPCITKPKLYQGYIVSRSKPCQEGGDVVVTKSMVQPESHQTVQTGHLGGTSDRGSVQGVYLYNQKDFQHETNFIGFYTQEGVQPNWNRAKIFTEQEVMNFTTQKFPSPSICEYPTLEGDSSPRKERPEANPIIGVKRSLSAFHKAQYQEKWPRNYEVMIQSPKPVKPVLHLPQLEANRFNQLQTRHWRPGDHFNQSEDILGVQEEFCKFIPCTSNHWIRRILIYSNLPYLEQTDINVQQLFSLQIRHEIRTYPAPRKVPRKLSYPLKPSRFKKNQVSHLEPKSHKRLQRLVSDFVTFLDLFPFLFVLER from the exons ATGGTAGGAGAAACACACGGCCAATGTCAGATGGCCAAACAGAACCAACATTTGACAGCTTTGCAAGAGGTTGATCTGATTGCACAGCTGAGGAAAAGAAAGAAGGCACAAGGCCAAAGTCCACACCCAGGAGAAAGGAGATTTGGAGATGCTCCAGAGGCTGTCTATGTcgagcccaagccaccagatccttcaaggaTCAATCAACATCCAACTTCTCAAACCCATACTCATCATGTTGCTAATTCTCGGTTTGATCATAAATCTTGTGCTGATAAAATTGAACTCTTTACATTTTCAGGAGGAAGAAGCTACCTATTTTGGGAGAGGAACcttgatgaatggtttcactaCAACAACATTCTGAAAGAAGAGAGACTATCTTATGCCATTGATCAACTAAGAGGTAATGCCTTTAAatggtgggtacaagaagaagatgatagatGGTTTTACAAGGAGCCAGCTATCAAAACGTGGAGAGATCTTAAGGAAGTCATGAGGGATGAATTTTCACCAGAACTCACAAGTTCTAAGATCCGAAAGATATACCCAAGGAGGTATCTAACTCATGTTTCCAAAGAAAAGCCAGAACCTGTTATTGTCCAAGTAAAGGCtaaggtaagtcctatacttgataaatcAGTTAATGAATCATCTACCACTTGTAtgagtcacttgtctttgtccaagaatgttaagacaggtcctgaggtccagaaagagacgaactcaacatccttgttgagatcaaaagttgtccatgatttaagtccaagagacaaggagattttaaatacaaataaagaAGAGCCAACAAGCCTAGGTAAGTCTTCTAACtctgaaaatttaaaagatcagacatgttatagatgtcataaaAGAGGACACTTTGCTGTAGTTTGTCCAAGTAAACAAGCATTGATAGAAGCATCACTAGAAAAGAAAACTGATTTATCTATGAAGagtgatagttttattcaatctgatTTATTAGCTCAAAATTCTTGtatgatgcacttgtctttgtcaaagggTGATGTAACAGGAACTAAGGAGCATGAATTCAAAGGAGAGGAGCCACCAGGCGCCACACCTGTGATGGACCATAAGATGGTTCAAGACACAATGCAGTCCATGTTgtttaaagaagcaaaaccgaTCCTAAAAGTATCCCACCAAGGTAAGTGTCTAACACCAACTTTGGATACTAGTACTGACGTGTGTGTTCTTGGTGCAGGGAGAATAAATGAAAGCTATAAGCTTATTGAAGTCCCAAAGAAAGAACCAGACCATAAGCTCAGCCATGAATTCACTCCCAAGTGGAAACCGAAATCTGAACAATCTATTGTTCAAGTTCCAAAACCTATGGTAAGATTCATTTTAGATCAGCATGTTCTTAATATTTCCATGACAGATATAATGCACTTGCTTTTTGTCCAGAGTGTTGAGATTATTTCAGGTTGCCAAGAAGAAAGCTTCAAAGAAATCCCACCGGATAATCTTATGTTGCTAGGAGAATCAACTCCAAGGAAGATCAGAAACGTGGCCACCCAAACTTTAAAGGACCATCCACTCCAGAAGAGATGTAATGGCCATGACCATAGCAGAGGCGTGATCCTTTCACATCTTCTCAAAGAAGAGCCACCAGATGCACCATGCAtcaccaaaccgaaattatacCAAG GTTATatagtttcgaggtcgaaaccttgtcaagagggaggggatgttgtggtcacgaaatccatggttcaaccagagtctcaccaaaccgtccaaaccggccatctaggaggtaccagcgaccgaggttcagtccaaggcgtATATCTCTACAACCAGAAGGACTTTCAAcatgaaaccaattttattggattttatactcaagaaggagtccagcccaattggaatcgagccaaaatattcacggagcaagaagttatgaattttacaactcAGAAGTTtcccagcccgtccatctgcgagtacccgactttagaaggagattccagcccaaggaaggagcggcctgaagcaaaTCCCATCATTGGAGTCAAGAGGAGTCTCTCAGCTTTCCATAAAGCCCAatatcaggagaaatggccacggaattatgaagttatgatccaatctccaaaaccggtcaaaccagttctacacttgcctcaattggaagctaaccggtttaaccagcttcaaaccagacattggcgaccaggagatcatttcaaccaatcagaaGATATTCTAGGAGTCCAAGAGGAGTTCTGCAAGTTCATACCATGCACCAGCAACCActggatcaggaggatcctcatttacTCAAACTTGCCATATTTGGAGCAAACCGACATTAatgtccaacagctcttttctcTTCAAATCAGACACGAGATCAGAACCTATCCAGCACCCAGGAAGGTCCCAAGGAAGCTCTCTTATCCATTAAAACCGTCCAGGTTCAAgaagaatcaagtttctcacttggagccaaaatcccataaaaggctccaacggctagtttccgattttgttacttttcttgatttgtttccttttctatttgttttagaacgttag